Proteins encoded in a region of the Podospora pseudopauciseta strain CBS 411.78 chromosome 6, whole genome shotgun sequence genome:
- a CDS encoding hypothetical protein (COG:S; EggNog:ENOG503PDE9) encodes MQEFYIECITWETTFNLDSEITLYVRHGGAAFRICYDPRILAVSPSVLDQHHESYRILHNDNPDGEFLEVAERLRKPFEELMTQMAPPMESIRHLHSYLYPPWFILEASVAKSSSHIQPHFKLALSRQEFMRPGDYVTNNFLQAHLSPLLNSKLNQYSSRQVQVLAQTPQLVPSRVLVDGTVYFFKPWVSGRVHGYHELQSYRKILADTKASPPLLADARICRLYGLIIDNDDDVLQHYPLDNGEEDHSGTRLVGLLLTCIENRGTLKDLAPWDDCTNEDRLRWSGQIHHAVECLHNAGVIWGDAKPENVLIDMEGDAWLIDFGGSYTPGWVDEDKRETVEGDWQGVQRIDDWLTRWSRQPVTRIKRSGEGEGRRQGESFEGGKEVGL; translated from the coding sequence ATGCAAGAATTCTATATTGAGTGTATTACCTGGGAAACGACATTCAATTTAGACAGCGAAATCACTCTTTACGTCCGCCATGGCGGCGCCGCGTTCCGCATCTGCTACGATCCACGCATCCTCGCCGTCTCGCCTTCTGTTTTGGACCAGCACCACGAGTCATACCGAATCCTACACAATGATAATCCAGATGGAGAATTTTTAGAAGTGGCGGAACGTCTAAGAAAGCCGTTTGAGGAACTTATGACTCAGATGGCCCCACCAATGGAGTCAATACGGCATCTGCACAGTTATCTCTACCCGCCGTGGTTCATTCTCGAGGCAAGTGTAGCTaagagcagcagccacaTTCAACCACATTTCAAACTAGCCCTCTCGCGACAGGAGTTCATGCGTCCAGGTGATTATGTAACCAACAACTTCCTTCAAGCACACCTGTCTCCGCTACTTAACTCGAAACTTAATCAATACTCGTCTCGTCAAGTGCAAGTTCTGGCTCAAACACCGCAATTAGTTCCATCTAGGGTCCTTGTAGATGGTACTGTGTACTTCTTCAAACCTTGGGTCTCAGGTCGAGTGCATGGATACCACGAGTTACAGTCATACAGGAAGATCCTAGCGGATACCAAGGCAAGCCCGCCCCTTCTCGCCGACGCACGTATCTGCCGCCTTTACGGTCTAATTATCGACAATGACGATGATGTCCTCCAACACTATCCTCTCGATAacggcgaggaggaccaTTCTGGGACCCGTTTAGTCGGACTACTTCTTACGTGCATCGAGAATCGAGGCACTTTGAAGGATTTGGCGCCTTGGGACGACTGTACAAATGAGGATCGGCTTCGCTGGTCTGGGCAAATACACCATGCGGTCGAATGTTTGCATAACGCAGGTGTAATTTGGGGAGATGCTAAGCCCGAGAACGTTTTGATTGATATGGAGGGCGATGCCTGGCTCATTGATTTTGGCGGTAGTTATACCCCGGGCTGGGTTGACGAGGATAAGCGGGAGACTGTGGAAGGAGACTGGCAGGGTGTGCAAAGGATTGATGATTGGCTCACCAGATGGTCCCGCCAGCCGGTTACTCGTATTAAGCGGagtggtgaaggggaggggaggaggcaggGAGAGAGTTTTGAGGGGGGTAAGGAGGTGGGGTTGTGA